ATATCCGGTACTACCCCAGGCAGCCGGAATCCCTGACTCAATAACCGCATCAATTACATCCGGTACGGCATCACCAGGTACAAAAATAATGACGGCGTCAGCTTGTTTAAGTTTTTCTACGGTAGGCGGATTATGTGCATCAAATGCTTCCGAGAGTTCTTCTCCGAGTAGCTCAACTACTTTTCCACCTGTCTTTCCAGTTCCTATAACCGCGATCTTCATAAATCTGATTCTTATTCAGTGATAAATTTATTGTGCAACATGCGAACAATGTCTTCAGCTTGTTTTTGATCAACCAGAAAACACAAGTTATTCGGGCTTGCGCCATGACAAATCAAGCGAACATTGTAATCCTCAAGTGCTGTAAATAAAGGGCCTCCAATACCTGACGTTTTCTGAAGGTCATTACCAATAAGCGCAATTAAAGCGAGACCTTTTTCAACGATTACTTCAGCAAACCGCCCGAGCTCTTCCAAAATATTATCATCCAACTCTACTTTATTAGCTGCATTTACGGCTGTATCCAGAGTGAGTGCTACACTAACCTCACTGGTACTTACCAGGTCAACAGAAATTTTATGCTCAGCCAATACTTTAAACAAATGCGCCAGAAAACCATGCTGGTGAAGCATTTCAAGACTATTCAAGGTCAGCAATGTTTGATCTCTTCTCAGGGAAATTGCCCGAATTGGGGGCTTTTTATCCGCATCTTTTACGATATACGTTCCCGGGTTTTCAGGATCAGAACTCGAAGCTACCCGAACATTCACACCACCCCTGATCGCTGGCTTAAGCGTTGCCGGATGGAGCACCTTGCCGCCAAAAACTGAAAGCTCGGCTGCTTCATCAAAAGTAATTTCGTTAATCGGAAAGGCTCCCGGTACAATTCTTGGATCGGTTGTAAACACCCCAGCTACATCTGTCCAGATTTCCAGGGTATCTGCTCCGACTGTTTCAGCAAATAATGATGCAGAAAAATCACTACCACCCCGGCCCAGCGTCGTTGTATTTCCAAATACATCCGAACCGATAAAACCCTGAGTCAGATAGGTCTTCCCTTTCTGAATATGCTTTGCAGCTTTCTTCTTTATGGATGCTAAAATGGGTTCTGCATTTCCAAACGTGGAATCCGTTTTCATCACATTCCGGGCATCCAGCCACTCGGCATCCACACCGTTTTGCCTCAGGACTTCTACAAATACCCTGGTAGACATCAGCTCTCCAAAGGCATACAACGCATCTTTCCAGCGCTTATCACGGCCTACAAAATCAAGATGTTCCCGTAGTTTTGAAAACTCAGTATAAAAGGCATCACGAAGCTTTTCTTGCTCTTTACAATGTTCAATAATTTCAAGATGGCGCTTTTCGATGTTGCCAAGCAGTTCTTCCCGTTGGGTAGAATCCAGCTGATTAGCTGAAAGAGCTACCAGATCGTTGGTAGTACCTGAAGTAGCACTGATTACAATAAGCTGACGGTCAGGATCGGCCGCCACAATACGGGCACTGCGCTGCATGGCTTCAAACGTGCCCACGCTGGTGCCTCCGAATTTGGATACAATCATTAATTAAAAAAGTTTGTTTGATGAATGAGCGAATTCTGAAAATAAAGACTCTTACACTCAATCCCTTATAGAAAAGCGCTGTTTACCTATTTTTTACGGTTTTTAAGAGATGAATGAGTACATGCCTCATTCCCAAGAATTTTGTATCCTCACTCGACATTAAATTCAGAACAAATTTTACTTCATGGATTCAGCACTAATCACCAGCGACGCGGTTACATTTGGACTTTTGATGGCTATACTTGCCGGAATTTTTGTCACCTCCCACAGTGAAAATCCTAAATGGCAGAAATTCTACAAGTTTGTTCCTTCGTTGCTCTTGTGCTATTTCATCCCCTCGCTGCTTACTACTTTTGGAGTGGTTTCTGAAGCCGACTCCAATCTCTATTATGTAGCTTCCCGGTATCTGCTGCCGGCAAGTTTGGTATTGCTTACCCTGAGCATTGATCTCAAGGGAATTATGAACCTGGGACCTAAAGCTATTATTATGTTTTTGGCAGGAACCGGGAGTATAATGATTGGTGGTCCTCTCGCCTTATTGATTGTAGGAACCATCAGTCCGGAGATTGTTGGCGGAACCGGACCGGAAGCCGTTTGGCGTGGACTCGCGACTGTAGCCGGAAGCTGGATCGGTGGTGGTGCTAACCAAACGGCCATGCTGGAAGTATTTGAACCCAGCACCGATTTATTCGGTGCTATGGTTACCGTGGATATTATCGTGGCCAACATCTGGATGGCTTTTCTGCTATACGGTGCCGGTATTTCCGAACAGGTGGACAAATGGTTCAAAGCAGATGCCTCTGCTATTGATGAGCTCAAACACAATATTGCCGAATATCAGGCAAACATCGCTCGGGTTCCTACTTTAGTCGATTTCACCAAAATAATAGCTGTCGCATTTGTGATCGTGGCCCTTGGTCACCTTGCCGGTGATTCCATTGGTCCATGGATTGATGAAAATGCACCCGCTCTTGCAGATTTAAGTCTGAACTCGTCCTTTTTCTGGATTGTAGTCGTAGCTACTACTGGCGGACTGATTTTGTCGTTCACTAAAGTTCGTGATTTGGAAGGAGCAGGAGCTTCGAAACTGGGAAGTCTTTTTCTGTACATCCTGGTGATGACCATTGGAATGAAGATGAATATTGCCTCTATGCTCGATGCACCCGGTTTTTTCGTAATTGGTGCGGTCTGGATTCTGATCCATGTGGCCGTATTGTTAACTGTGGGTAAGCTCATCAAAGCCCCTTTCTTCTTTGTAGCGGTAGGCAGTCAGGCCAACGTAGGAGGTGCTGCATCTGCTCCCATCGTGGCCTCAGCTTTCCACTCAGCCCTTGCTCCGGTGGGCGTATTACTTGCCGTACTGGGATATGCCTTAGGTACTTATGGAGCTTATTTATGTGCTATTATGATGCAGGCGATTTCAGGAATGTAGATCCAAAGATTAATACCATTCTTTTAACCCCATAAAGGCCACAAAGACACAAGGGCGCAGATTCACTAAGTTTTTGTGCACATTAACTTTGTGGCACTTAGTGTCTTACAGCCTTGGTGGCAATCTGTATTCAAAGTTTTACCGTCGAATACCCCGATTCTCAGAAATCCTTAATTCCTTTCAAAATTTGAGATATGCTCTGCTCTTCTTCGTATCTTTGAAGCCTAATTTTAACCCTGATTAAATATCCTGTTTCTTGAAGAGAGCACTTAAGTTCCTGTTCACCTTTCTGGCCGCGGCAGCCTTTGTTTTTGCTATGGTCATTGGGCTCAATTATTCCGGCTTTGAAACCCTTTTTGAAAATGAAGCCGGCATGGCTGAAGGTAGCCAGTATATCGAAAACACTTATTCTTTAGCCGGACTGGCTGAATTTATCGGCGAACACCCCGAATGGGTTTCTATCACTTCCTATAATGTAAACCAACCAGATTCCGGCATCTTTTATCAGGAAAACGTGCCCCGTGCATTGGGAGCAACAGCCAATTTATTCCTGCTCATAGAATATGAAAGACAGATTGCCGAAGGACTCCTTAATCCAACAGAATCGATTAGTCTGACTGAGATTAAAAAATTTGCATTACCTGAAATCAGTGAAAACAATCATAATAAACTGATTGAAGAGTTTGAAGATGGTTCTGCTCCTCTCGATGATGTGGTTCTGGCTATGCTTCAGAACAGTGATTTGGTTTCGGCTGATTACCTGTGGTTTCGGCTGGGAGAAGAAAATATACGTGCATTAATTGATACGCTGGGAATGTCCGAAACATCACTACCTCTTCCCTTCAGTGGAATGTACACGCGTATCAATCCTTCTTTGAACGATACATCTGTTTTAAATAAACTAAGCTACTCTGATTTTGCGGAGCAATCCATTGCTGAAGCAAGAAAATTGAAGGACGATGCCGATTACAATCAAAAAGTAAAAGATCAGTTTTATGATGACCGGTTGTCTATTACATTCATGCAGGAAAGAGATGCTCTGGCTTATTTCCCTCAGGCTACCACTAACCAACTCACTCAATTAATGACGCTGCTTTTGGATAACGAAATCATAAATTCTGAGGTTTCCGAGGCCGTAAAAAATAAACTTCGCTGGCCAATGGGCTCTGAACCCATTACCCGGAGCTTTAAAGACTATGGAGCTATTTATGATAACCGGATGGGACTTTTAGGAGGTATCGATTTCGGAACTTCCATCTATGATGGACATACTTCTGTTCAGGCTGTTTTCTTTGATCAGCTTCCGGTTGGATTCTGGGTGCATATGAGCGCCAATCATATGCAGGAAGACTATCAGCAGCGACTCATTTGGGATCCTGCCCTGTACGAAACCACACAAAATGAAATTGCCGGCGACAATGAATAACTACCGACTTTTATATCTCTATTGGGTTATACCTGCCTACCTTTTGTTTCTGGTTGTTCAGCAGGGCCTGGTTCATCAAAGTGCAATTGATACCTATGAGAATGGAACTACCTATCTTGCTGAAGTGACGGATTTTGATATCAAACAAATTGCGGCTCAAAGCAATGGTTATATTGATATCCGCTTTGAAGTTGAAGGAGAAGTTATTGAGCGCCGGTTATCCTTATCCGTTCAAATGGCACAGGAGCTGATGGAAAGTTCTAATATTCCTATACGCTATCAGAAAGGAGCTTTCCAGGAAATTGTACTTTATCCCACTTTTAATATTCAGAAAAGCACATCCCTTTTTAACATGAGTGTGGCCTTTGTAGGTTTGGTCGTGACTGTAATTTCCGGTTTTTTTGTACATCGTTATGTACGAAGAAAAGTCACAAATGAAAACGACGAGAAATTTGAAATTGAACGGGTAGATTAATGGAAACCGGTACACTTTATCTTATCCCAACAACACTAGGCAAAACTCCGGATAACAATACCATTCCAGAGTATACTCTCAATGTTTTAAGAAAACTAGATGTATTGATGGTGGAAAACCTGAAGAGCGCTACGTCTTTTTTGCAGTGGGTTGGTGATACCGTTCCTGAGTACGAGATCGATTTTTATCCGTTGAATAAAAACACGCCCGAGCAGGAAATTCATTCCTTCCTGAAACCCATGCTAAATGGTCGTAATGCCGGAATTCTCTCCGAGGCTGGCGCTCCAGGTGTAGCCGATCCGGGAGCCCGATTAGTAAAGTTAGCTCATCAATACCAAATTAGAGTCGTTCCTCTTGTAGGACCTTCCTCTATTTTGCTCGCGCTGATGGCTTCGGGTTTTAACGGGCAGGAATTCTCTTTTCATGGTTATCTGCCAATGGATCAGAACAAGAGAAAGTCTATGATTACCCAATTGGAGGGAGAATCCAGACGCCACGACCGGACTCAGATTTTCATGGAGGCTCCTTACCGGAATAATGAACTATTTGGAGATATCATTTCAACCTGTTCCCCGGCCACCCGGCTGTGTACTGCAACCGATATCACCCTTCCTTCCGAAGAAATAATTTCGAAACATATTTCTGAATGGGAATCTATGAAAAAGCCTGATCTGCATAAACGACCTACCATCTTTATTCTCTATGCAAAATAAAAAAGCCCCGTCAATTGATGAGGCTTTTCACTTACTAAAGTAGATAGCTTTAATTTAATGTGCACCAGCAGCATTCAATAATTCTACCACACCATCGTGGTGATGCGTTATTGCCTGATCTTTTGCAGACCAACCACGATCGTCATGCACGTCTACGTCGCCGCTGTTTTCTATCAATAATTGTACAATATCATAATGCCCGTTCGTCGAAGCCCAATACAACGCTGAGGTTCCCCTGTTGTCACGGTGATCTATAGCTGCACCCTTTTTAATCAAAAGCTCAACTATTTTTTTATGCCCATGTTTGGCAGCCTTCAATAGAGCTGTTCTTTCATGGCTATCTTTCGTGTTTACATCTATACCATCTTGAAGCAGACTATTGATGGTTTCAAAATCGCCGCTTTCTGCGGCATCCAGAAATGATATTTCGTCATTCATAACGTATCCTCCTCTAATGAGAGATTTAGATTGGCTCCTGAATTGTAATTTTCAGGTGGTCAAATGTCAAATTAGAAATACAACGCTAATTTAAAGATTGGATGAATTGCGATAGTTAGAAAAGAAAAACCCGATATCAGTTTTTGAGAGCTACTATGTTTAAAAAGCTACTAATAAAAATCGGCTCTGTACAGATATCGGGCTAAAGCTACATTACTTAAGACGAGTATAAATCTGAATAGTTTCTACATTGATGTTAAATAATTGTAAATGAAGTTTAGAATAATCTAAGCTGTGTACCTGTGCTTTTCACAAAATGGTCTGTAGTCAGATATCGTTTCTTCTCATTGAGCCCCAAACGTTTAGCCTGAACTTTAAAAAGATCTGAAATCTGTTTTGAGAAATTTCCTTTTCCCTTCATGCGCTCATTCCACTCATAGCTGTTTAACTTCCCGTCACGGATATCTAAAATTTTGCGCAGTACTTTCTTTTTTCTTTCCGGATAATGCTGCTCCAACCATTCTTTGAACATATCTTTAACTTTATAGGGCAACCTCACAATGGTATATCCTGCAAATGATGCCCCGGCCGCTGAAGCTTTTTCTAAGATCCTGGCACATTCATGATCCGTTAATCCGGGGATGATGGGTGCTACATTTACTCCAACAGGTATGCCGGCATCAGCCAGCTGGCGGATAGCATCTAACCGGCGATTAGGACGGGATGTCCGAGGTTCCATCACTCCGGTCAGGTCTTTATCCAGGGTTGTAACCGATATTGTTACGCTAACACAGTTATAATCATTCAACTCACAGAGGAGATCAATATCCCGCGTTATCAGGTGATTCTTTGTTATCAACCCAACTGGATTTCTGAATTCAGCCAACACTTCCAGGCAACCTCTCGTTAACTCCAGCTTTCTCTCAAGCGGTTGATATACATCCGTAACACCACTCATAGCAATTACCTGTGGTTTCCATTTTGGAGAACTCAGCTCCTTCTTAAGCAGTTCAGGCGCATTGTATTTGACGACAATCTTGGATTCAAAATCCAAACCTGAAGAATACCCCAAATATTCATGATATGGCCGGGCATAACAATAAATACAGCCATGCTCGCATCCCCGATAGGGATTTATACTTGCGTTAAAACCAATATCTTCGCTCTTGTTGTAGGTTATTACTGTTTTGGTATCGTCCCTGATTAATTGGGTTTTTTGGGATGGTTTCTCCCCTGTCTCTTCATCCAAATCGTAATCAATATAATTTCCTTCAAAACGGTTAACGGGATTATCTGATGCGCCTCTCCCTCTTAGTGGATTTTGCTTGCCTGCCATAAATGCCTCCTGAATTATTTGTACATATATCACACATATAATATATGATTTCAGAAGTTCTTTTAAAACAAAAAGCCCCATCTGATTTCAGATAGGGCTTCAAATAGTGCACCAGGTATTAAGCGATGTAATTAATTATTCAGTGCAGGTGGTGTTATTCAGATTTTCGTCCCAGCAGGATTTTGCACCATTATTGTAATTAGGTGATATAATAAATCCGGTAATTGTTTCAGTGTTATAGCTGATCGTTGTTGTCTCATCCTCAGATACATCTGTAAAAACGACTGTCTTTACAGTTCCATCAAATTCGTAGCTAATGGTATCACCTAGATTATTATTTCGATCACTTTCAACCTCAAGCATTACTGAAGCTGAATTTTCAGATCGTTGCCAGGTAACTACAGAAACTTCCTGTCCGGATCCCAGGTCAAAATAAGTCCAGGTACCACTTGTAGCATCAAAGTCGGATGTTCCTGTGAAAAAGAGTTGGTTATCAAGACCGAGTCCGGAACTTGTAACATAAAAATTCCAGATTACTTCATCAGTAGACTCGGCGTTAGCTGTCAGCCTAACACCAAAATTCTGGCCATTGGCAGCGGTATCAAAACTCCACTCCCATTCTGAGTTATTTACAACTTCGGCAGTTTCATCTTGAGCGGCTGTAATCAATACTTTTGGAATAGCCAGGTTTACTTCTAGAATTGCTTTAGCTACACCTGCTGCAACCAAAGCAGTATTGAAATTTGATTCCGCTAATTTAGCAACTGTTTTATTTGATGCTGTTTGCATCTCGGATATATCTACAGACGTAGATTCAACCGGTGGTATTTCTGGTGGGTTTTTATCACTGCTTGTGGTATTGCAGGAAAATAGAAACAGGGAAACGGTAAGCAATAAACAGGTAAAAGATGTTATTCGGTATTTCATAATCATAGATTCTTTAGTGTTCATTGCCTTAAACCAGCTTCCAAAACTGATGTTCCCGACTAATTACTCGGAAACACCATACACCTTTTCACCAGCAACCCATGTTTCCAGAATGTTTACTTTCCAGATTTCACTGGCAGGAATCTCAAAATAATCCTGATCAATAATTACAAAATCAGCCCACTTTCCTTTTTCTATTGAACCGATTACATCTTCCTGGTGAGCGGAATAAGCAGCATCGACGGTAAAAGCTTTGAGTGCTTGCTCTCTGCTCAGCGATTCATCCGGATACCAGCCATTGGGTGGGTTTCCCTGGTGATCCATTCGGGTTACTGCAGAATATAATCCCCAAAAAGGGTTTGAAGGCTCAACCGGAAAATCAGAACCGGCAGCAACTACTGTTCCCTGATCTAAAAACGTCTGCCAGGCATAGCCGCCTTCGATTCGTTCTTCTCCGACCCGATCAACCGCCATATTTTTATCGCTGGTGGCATGTCTGGGCTGCATAGAGGCAATTATATCTAATTCTTTAAATCGTGGGATATCTTCAAGGGCTACTATCTGGGCATGCTCAATTCTGTGCCGAAGCCCCTGATTTCCAAGTTCATCCCGAATATGAGCAAAAGCATCCAGGATCACGCGGTTTGCCCGGTCTCCGATAGCATGCACATTGGTTTGAAAACCTGCAGAAGCAGTTGTCATCATTGTCTTGTTAAATTCTTCCTGATCGGCAAACAGTAATCCACGGTTACCGGGATCATCAGAATAGGGCTCAATCATAGCTGCTCCCCTGCTCCCAAGTGCCCCATCCGAATAAAGCTTTACACTTCTCAGAGCCAATCGGTCATTCGCGTATGATTCTACCGGTCCATTCTGAGAAAGCTCTTCAAAGGCCTCCATACCGCCAATCATAGCATAAACTCGGGTGGTCATTTTATCCTGATCAGCAAATTCTTTATAAATTTCCCAGTTTTTAGCGCTTACGCCAGCATCATGAACCGATGTAAGTCCAACACTAGCCATCTGCTTTAATGCTTCTTCCAGTGCCCGTTTTCTTTCAACTTCAGTGGGCTCTGGTATTACTTCATTGATATAATTTTCAGCTGCATCAACAAAAACACCGGTAGCATTTCCGCTGGCATCCCGGATGATTTTACCGCCTTGAGGATCCGGAGTGTCTTTACTGATTTGAGCCAGCTCCATCGCTTTGGAATTTACCCAGCCAGCATGTCCGTCTACTCTTGAAAGATATACCGGACGATCAGGTACAACTCTGTCTAAATCTTCGGCGGTTGGAAATTCATTTTCTTCCCACAGGGTCTGATTCCAGCCACGACCCTGAATCCATTCCAGTTCAGGGTTTGCTTCCGCGTAAGCTTTGATAGTATCCAGTGTGGCTTCAAGTGATTCTATACCCGCTACATTCACATTCAATTCCTGAAAACCCAGTCCCATTACATGTCCATGAGCATCAATTAAACCAGGAAGAACGGTCTTTCCTTCTAAATCAATGACCTCTCCGGCAGCTCCATCAGAAAGTTCTTGTCCCCCAACCTGTTTTATTTTTCCATCTTCAATAATCATGGTTTCAAACGTGACGAGTGAATCTCCGGAAAATGTATATCCATTGGCATTGACAAAAGTTTTAACATCTCCGCTATTTGTACAAGCGCTTATTGAAATTGCGAGAGCAAAAAGAAAAACAAGTAGTTTTTTCATATGTATGATTTGATTAGAATTTCTTGAATATAAGGAAAGGAATGGGCTTTGATAAGCGTTTTGCAAGCTTTGATGTTTTTCACATTAAGGTTGTATAATATTCGGTAATTACTGTTGATAATAATTTTGAATAGAATTATTTAGCTCCAAAATAAAAGGAAGTCTTACTTATTGAATCATCTGCAGTTCACATATAGCTTGTTACTTTTTCTGGTTTTCATCCTTGGCATCCCGGGGTATTCACAAAATACTGAAGCTGACAGCCTCAGGAATATTATAAATGCATACAATACTGATTCCTCTATAGAAGACACCACACTGGTCAATACACTTATAGAGTTGAGTACATTCTATCGCTTTTCTGATATGGATAGTACCCTAAAGTATGCTAACCTAGCTGCTTCGGAAGCCATTAATGCTGATTTCACCAAAGGAAAATTAAATGCCCGTTATTTACAGGCTATTGTTTATTACAACCGCGGGGATTATGAAAGAACGGCTGAAATAGCTCGTCAATCTTTAGGCGAAGCCGGAAGTGAACAGTTCAAGCAGGAACGAGCACTGCTTAATCAGTTAATAGGAATTTCATATTCTGCCCGGGGAAGCTACCAACCCGGACTTAGTTATTTCTTCGAAGCTTATGATCTTTTTAAAGAACTTGGAAATGATTTAGGCACCTTTCAAAACCTCAATAATATTGGGGTAAGTTACCTGAAGCTGGAAGATTATGAAGAGGCTCTTGCTATTTTTTCAGAGCTCGATTCCCTTCGCTCACTTGAACCATCTACCATTTCCATTCCCGTGAACCTGGGATTTATCTATTATGAACTTGATCAGTTAGAAAAAGCAGAGCAACAATTGATGCGGGTTATAAATTTTGATGGATCTGATTTTGATCAGCGTGCAATTGGCCTCTCCACTTTTAAACTTGGTGAAATTCACCTCCGCTGGAGAAATTATTCCAAAGCTCTCGATTACTTCAATCGGTCTATAGACAAGTATGAAGAGCTTGGCAACGAACTGGAAAAAGTACAGTCTTTAAACGGGATTGCTCGCAGCTATTTACAACAAGGAGCCTTAAATCAGGCATTACGTTTCGGAAATAATGCCTTTAAAATAGCCAATGAGCTAGGCGGACTTCCTGAGAAAAACATGTCAGCCGGAACCCTTTATGAAATTCACAAAGCTCATGGGAATTTTGAGAATGCACTTAGCTATCATGAGATTTACAAAAATCTTTCTGACAGCTTAAGTAATGATGAAATAAATCGTGAGGTTGGAAGGCTGGAAGCGGAATACGAATTCCGTGAAAAAGAACTGCAAATGCGGGAAGCTCAGCAGCAACAAAATCTTGAAAACGCAAGTCGGGTTGCAAACAGAAATATTCTGATTCTAATTAGTCTATCCCTGTTATTTATTGCTGTGATTGTTGCTTATGCACAATACCGAAACTCTGCTCTTCGCAAGAAAGCAAACGATCTTCTTCGCGAAAAAAATGACCATATAGAACAGCAGGCCGTTCGTCTTGAGGAGATGAACGATATAAAAATGCATCTTTTCTCTATTATTGCACACGACCTGAGAGGTCCGCTGAGTTCGTTATATGGGTTTATCACTTTGAACCAAATGAATGAGCTTTCAAAAGAAAAGATACAGGAACTAATTCCTGAGCTGTCTGATAAATTCCGCTATACCTCCAATCTGCTGAATAATTTATTGAACTGGGCTAAAAGTCAGCTGGAAGGTTACAGAGTAATTCCTGAAGAGTTTAATTTGAGACAGTTGCTGGTGGAAAATCAGAAGCTTCTGGATTATCAGGCAAAAGAGAAGAACATCACGGTTAAAAATAACACTGATGATGAGACTGTATATGCGGATAAGAATATGATCAGCCTGGTACTGCTGAATCTTCTTTCAAACGCCATAAAATTTACTCCGGAAAATGGAAGCATCGCTCTTTGGACTGAGACGAAAGAACACCATATCCAATTTAGCATAAGAGATACGGGTGTCGGAATTCCTGAAGATAAGCTTACACTCTTATTTGAAGAATCCAGTTTTTACACAACTGATGGAACCAATAATGAAAAAGGTACCGGCCTTGGCTTGATGCTTTGCAAAGATTTTATCAAGAAAAACCATGGAAAGTTTTGGGCAGTCAGTGAAGTTGGAAAAGGAAGTACATTTAATTTTACGGTTCCAAAAACTAAAACTGCCTTCAAGAAATAAATTCGGACCAAAACTGTGATTTTATAAATTCTGGAGCTGTGTTCATTTCGGCTATTTCCCTCCGGCTGTAAAATCCAATGTTTCTGAGAATTTGTTGGTCAGATTCTAATTCCGGATCAGTACCCAGATTTAAACTGCCCCCTTCTTCTTTCACCAAAAAATAAAATTCAATGGCATGTATGGGGGGTTGAATCACCTGATTGATGTGGACTCTCGTCCCAACTGATATTTCCAGTCCGGTCTCTTCTTCAAACTCACGGATAAGAGCCTCTTCTATCGATTCCCCAAACTTGACCCCACCGCCGGGCGGAATCCAGGTCCATTGATTTGTAACCGGAGATCGCAGCTCGACAAGCAATAACTTTTCATCCTTAACCAGTAATCCACAAGATCGTATTCGTAAACGATTCGAGTAAGAATCTGACGTTATCAATTTTCAGCTACAGCTTTTTTAGCTTTTCGGGGCTCATATAATTTAGAAGATTTTGCATATTTGAGACTGGCTTTCACAAAATCAACAAAGAGTGGTTGTGGATTATTCACGGTACTGCGTAACTCAGGGTGAAACTGCACACCTACAAACCATGGATGATCAGGTATCTCCACAATCTCTACCAGATCACGTTCCGGGTTCATCCCCGCCAGTACCATTCCATTCTCGGTAAGTTTATATCTCAGGTTGTTGTTTACCTCATACCGGTGACGGTGTCGTTCCTCAACAACTTCCTGGCCATAAGCCTCAAAAGACTTTGTCCCCTCCTTCAGCTTACAGGTATACTTCCCAAGACGCATGGTACCACCCATATTCTCGATATTCTTTTGATCGTGCATAATATCGATGATGGGGTATTCGGTGTTTTCGTCAAACTCGGTGCTATTTGAGTCTTCCCACCCGCAAACATCTCTTGCATATTCAATGACTGCACACTGCATACCCAAACAAATTCCAAAAAATGGAATCTTATTTACGCGGGCATATTCCACAGCTGCCAGTTTTCCGGAAATACCTCTGCCTCCAAAACCCGGTGCAACAAGTACACCCGATACATCTTTGAATTCTTTTTCGACGTTCTCACGAGACAGGTTATCAGATTGAATCCATTTAATGTTCACTTTGCAATCATTAACTGCTCCGGCATGAATGAAAGCTTCTACAATAGATTTATAGGAATCATGGTGTTCAACGTATTTCCCAACCAAAGCAATATTTATATCTCCCGATGGATTGCAAACTGCCTCAACAAATCCAATCCAGTTATCGAGATTAGGTTCTTCAGTCTTCAGCTTCAGCTTTTCGATTACTCTCTTGTCAAGGCCTTCTTCCTGCATGAGCAGAGGAACTTCGTATATGCTTCTGGCATCCCGCGACTCAATCACATCTTCCAGATCTACATTACAAAACTGGGCCACTTTCCGGCGAATAGTTT
The genomic region above belongs to Gracilimonas sp. and contains:
- a CDS encoding amidohydrolase yields the protein MKKLLVFLFALAISISACTNSGDVKTFVNANGYTFSGDSLVTFETMIIEDGKIKQVGGQELSDGAAGEVIDLEGKTVLPGLIDAHGHVMGLGFQELNVNVAGIESLEATLDTIKAYAEANPELEWIQGRGWNQTLWEENEFPTAEDLDRVVPDRPVYLSRVDGHAGWVNSKAMELAQISKDTPDPQGGKIIRDASGNATGVFVDAAENYINEVIPEPTEVERKRALEEALKQMASVGLTSVHDAGVSAKNWEIYKEFADQDKMTTRVYAMIGGMEAFEELSQNGPVESYANDRLALRSVKLYSDGALGSRGAAMIEPYSDDPGNRGLLFADQEEFNKTMMTTASAGFQTNVHAIGDRANRVILDAFAHIRDELGNQGLRHRIEHAQIVALEDIPRFKELDIIASMQPRHATSDKNMAVDRVGEERIEGGYAWQTFLDQGTVVAAGSDFPVEPSNPFWGLYSAVTRMDHQGNPPNGWYPDESLSREQALKAFTVDAAYSAHQEDVIGSIEKGKWADFVIIDQDYFEIPASEIWKVNILETWVAGEKVYGVSE
- a CDS encoding ATP-binding protein — protein: MNHLQFTYSLLLFLVFILGIPGYSQNTEADSLRNIINAYNTDSSIEDTTLVNTLIELSTFYRFSDMDSTLKYANLAASEAINADFTKGKLNARYLQAIVYYNRGDYERTAEIARQSLGEAGSEQFKQERALLNQLIGISYSARGSYQPGLSYFFEAYDLFKELGNDLGTFQNLNNIGVSYLKLEDYEEALAIFSELDSLRSLEPSTISIPVNLGFIYYELDQLEKAEQQLMRVINFDGSDFDQRAIGLSTFKLGEIHLRWRNYSKALDYFNRSIDKYEELGNELEKVQSLNGIARSYLQQGALNQALRFGNNAFKIANELGGLPEKNMSAGTLYEIHKAHGNFENALSYHEIYKNLSDSLSNDEINREVGRLEAEYEFREKELQMREAQQQQNLENASRVANRNILILISLSLLFIAVIVAYAQYRNSALRKKANDLLREKNDHIEQQAVRLEEMNDIKMHLFSIIAHDLRGPLSSLYGFITLNQMNELSKEKIQELIPELSDKFRYTSNLLNNLLNWAKSQLEGYRVIPEEFNLRQLLVENQKLLDYQAKEKNITVKNNTDDETVYADKNMISLVLLNLLSNAIKFTPENGSIALWTETKEHHIQFSIRDTGVGIPEDKLTLLFEESSFYTTDGTNNEKGTGLGLMLCKDFIKKNHGKFWAVSEVGKGSTFNFTVPKTKTAFKK
- a CDS encoding NUDIX hydrolase: MITSDSYSNRLRIRSCGLLVKDEKLLLVELRSPVTNQWTWIPPGGGVKFGESIEEALIREFEEETGLEISVGTRVHINQVIQPPIHAIEFYFLVKEEGGSLNLGTDPELESDQQILRNIGFYSRREIAEMNTAPEFIKSQFWSEFIS
- a CDS encoding CTP synthase, translating into MSTKYIFVTGGVTSSLGKGIICASLGRLLVAQGLKVTVQKLDPYINVDPGTMNPYEHGEVYVTDDGAETDLDLGHYERFLDIKTSQSNNVTTGRIYYDVITKERQGAYLGKTVQVIPHITDEIQSHVLKLGQSGNYDIVIIEIGGTVGDIESLPYIEAVRQLRYNVGRQNTLSIHLTLVPYLAAAGELKTKPTQHSVKTLSESGLQPDILVCRTEHPLDETIRRKVAQFCNVDLEDVIESRDARSIYEVPLLMQEEGLDKRVIEKLKLKTEEPNLDNWIGFVEAVCNPSGDINIALVGKYVEHHDSYKSIVEAFIHAGAVNDCKVNIKWIQSDNLSRENVEKEFKDVSGVLVAPGFGGRGISGKLAAVEYARVNKIPFFGICLGMQCAVIEYARDVCGWEDSNSTEFDENTEYPIIDIMHDQKNIENMGGTMRLGKYTCKLKEGTKSFEAYGQEVVEERHRHRYEVNNNLRYKLTENGMVLAGMNPERDLVEIVEIPDHPWFVGVQFHPELRSTVNNPQPLFVDFVKASLKYAKSSKLYEPRKAKKAVAEN